TTAGCACAGTGGTAGTGCAGCGGTTTTGTAAACGTCTGAAGTCACGCCGCCGGATTGTTGGAAATTCGCGATTTGTTGATTTTTCAACGCCTTAGATCGCCGCAAACTGCGAAACACACCCCAAACTGCGAAGTAAAAGGTGCACAAAAGCCTGCACACTTATAACGTCGCGTGAGCTGCCAGATTGGCCACAGCGAAATTCGGTGGCCGCGCTCGAGGAGCGCGGCCACTTCGCCTTAACCGGGGTAGCGCTTGGGGTCGTTCCCATAGGTCCATTCGGTGCGCCACTTGCCATGAGCGTTTTGGACATGAATCTGCGAATTCACCCCCAAAGCGAACTGCGCGACAGCATGTTGCCTCGCCGCGGCAATGGCCAGCGCCTGAGTGGCGTAGTGATAATCGGTGTTGTCCAGCCGAATTCGCCAGCCGTTCGGGCCAGGCAAAATGTAGTATTCCTTCCTCGTACTCATAAGTTGCTCCATCAGGAGCGCCAATGGCGCTAGCTAGTCAGCGGGACGCTGACCCTCAGCTAGCTTCGGCTTCTTCTCGATATGAGCAGTCGACGCGATTGCCGGCAAAGGGGGAAGCTCGAGTCCCGCTCCCCATGCAAATTGCGCCATGAGGTTTCGGAAGTACGGGTAAGCAGCAAACGACCCCACATTGCGGCAGAAACCAACAGCTGCGGCATCGGCAGCGTCAGTCCTCACGTCGTAGCTAACAAAAAAGTCAGCCACGCAACTCAGGACCTTCTTTCGACCAGCCTTGCCTGCAACGTTGTAGCGGAAGATCGCAGCGACCTCTCCCTCTCCGGGTGTGAATTCACAGGCGACCACCTCGCGGCCATACGAAAGTTGCATCTCAGGTCCGGCGAGGTTGAGCGCCTCAGCTTTGACGTCGAATTTCGAGGAAAGAAGACGGATGGCGTTCAAGCGCGACGAAATGGCCACGGCGTTGTATTCGTCCGCGCTGAAGCCTTTCTGGCGGGGTTCAACCACTGCAGGGGCTTGATTTTTCGTCATTGTGCAACCGCCATTTCGGGCAATCGGGGTCGTCGTAGCGCTCCGAGAGCAAGGCCAAGCCGCTCATCCCCCGGGCACTCAAACAAACCCTCTTCCTCCTCGCGAACCTCTTCCTCGGCGTTGAGGTTTTCCCAGATGCTGGTCACGTTTTGGGCAGCCGCAATCAGGGCAGCACGCTCGGCGGAGGCTTCCTCTTCATCCAAACGCTTGCAGGAAGTGCAGGTAACCTCAGCCACCTCACCCATCGCGTAAACAGCTCGTGCGAGAAGTTTAATCGTGAAGTTCTTACAATCGTCAGAGAAAATCTGAGACACGCGCGCCTTAGTGACACCCATCGCTTCAGCCAGCTCAGTACGCGACATGCCTTTTTCCTTCATCAACCGATGAAGAAAAGACTGCACGTCAACAACAAGCGCCTCCTCAGCATAGACAGCAGAGCGCTTGTTCGCATTCTGCTCAAACATCTCAGTTCCCTTTCCCAATTTCATCAACACGCGATTTAGCTCTCTTAAGAATTTTCGGATCTGCCTTATTCTGCTTTTTGGCAGTATCCATATCAACAATAATGAAAGTTTTCTTCAGTGATACTTGTCTCACAAATCCATATAGGCGGATTTTAAAGCCCTTGAATGCTTGAAGCATAAGATTGGTTCTGGTGGCCCGGCCCTCATTCGGATTGAACATCTCTTCGGTCAGTGGCCTGCCGTCGCACCACAGCTCCATGATGCGCAGCAAACGCGACTGATACCTCTCCTCGATACCGTCAAAGTCAGGTTTGACGTGGGACAAGATCGCCACCTGCCCATTGCCGGTGCTCGCCACATGCTCACAACCGAGCTTTGCAAGTTCATCATTGCCATCGGTCATGCGCCACTGGGAGTTAAGAGTTCTCTAAACCCGTTGCAAGGCATTTCTATCCGATGATTGCGTCCGACCAACGACATTACGATTAGTTCATCGGTTTCCAGAACCCATGAACACTCCCAGGCCGCAGTGCGGAATTGCGCCCACTGTGCAGACTCAGGTCATGGATGGCGGCATTCTGCGAAATTTTGGGAGGCAGAAGGCAATTTAGATCGGATGGACAGTCTTGTTTTGATTGTGCAAAGGACGCGAGCATGCACAAAAGCCTGCACACATGCAGCGGTTTTACGCATCAAATAAGCGAAGAAAATCCTTTAGATTCAATAATTTAGCCGGCTTAGCACAGTGGTAGTGCAGCGGTTTTGTAAACCGAAGGTCGGGGGTTCAAATCCCTCAGCCGGCACCAGCCTTCGGTGAGCCGCGAAGCGGCTCAGGACCGTCCGGGGGACGGTCCGACCGAAGGTTCAAGGCGTTACGCCGCCTGCGCCAGCTCGCGCTGCTCGTTGTCGGCGCTGAGCACCGGCGCCGCCTCGACCGCCGTGGCCGGAGTCTCGACCGCCACGCTCTTCACCGGCCACACCTTCCGCGTCACCAGCACCAGCGCGCACAGGAAGGCATAGGTCCCGAAGGCGATTTCCGGGCTGTAGAGGATGGTCGCGGCGAGCGGGATTCGCAGCCACAGGGCGCTGATCCCGAAATCGTCGGCCAGTCCCTGGCAGGCGCCGAACAGCGTGTCCTGGCGGAGGAACAGATTGCCCTTGGTCGTCGTCACTGGTCGTCACTCCTGAAATGGCAAAAGGATTGCCATCTCCTATGCATGGCGCGTGCCATACGCGGCCGATCCTTGCTTTTTCCTTCACTTGGCCGCTGTCACACGGCCCCACGCACGGAAATGCTGCAGTGCAGCATCCGCACAGTTGGGATTTCCTCCCAACTTCCGCAAGGGGTCTAGAGTGTCGTCCCGCTCGTTTCGGCGAGGCGGATTCGCGGCGCGGTGTCGGGCAGCGGATATTTGTTGCCGTTGGCGCAGTTGAACAGCACCACCGTCTCCTGCGCGCCCACCAGCCCCAGCGCGCGCGCCTTGCGCCAGCCGGCCAGCGTCGCCCCGCCCTCGGGGCACAGCAGCGTCCCGTCGGCGTGGGCGGCGTCGCGTACGCCGGCGGCAATCGCCTCCTCGCTCACCGCCAGGGCCGCCCCGCCGCTCTCGCGCACCGCGCGGAGGATCAGGAAATCGCCGACCGCCTTGGGGACGCGGATGCCGGTCGCCATCGTCGCCGCGCCTTCCCACCGCTCGGCGAACTCGTCGCCATTCTCCCACGCACGGACCATCGGCGCGCAGCCCTCGGCCTGGATCGCGAACATCCGTGGGCGCTCGGGCCCGATCAGCCCCGCCGCCTCGAGTTCGGCGAACGCCTTCCACATGCCGATCAGCCCGGTGCCCCCGCCGGTCGGGTAGAAGATCGCGTCGGGCAGCGTCCAGCCGAGCTGCTCGGCGAGTTCCAGCCCCATCACCTTCTTGCCCTCGGCGCGATAGGGCTCTTTCAGCGTCGACATGTCGAACCAGCGCCCCGCCGCCGCGCCTTCGCCGACCACTCGCCCGCACTCGTCGATCTGCCCATCGGCGACATAGACGTCGGCGCCATAAGCCGCGGTCTCAGCGACGTTGAGGAGCGGCGTCTCGGCCGGGCAGATCACCGTCGCGCGCATCCCTGCCGCCGCGGCATAGGCCGCCAGCGCCGCCCCGGCATTGCCGTTGGTCGGCAGCGCCACGGCCTCGGTCCCGAAATGCTTCGCCATCGAGATCGCCATCGCCAGCCCGCGCGCCTTGAACGAGCCGGTCGGCAGCCGCCCTTCGTCCTTGACCAGCAGCGGCGTCACCCCCTCGCGCACCGACAGCCGGGTCAGCGGCAACAGCGGGGTTTCGATCTCGCCCAGGCTGACCGGCTCAGACCCGGGCGGTAGCGGCAGCAGCTCGCGCCACTTCCACATCCCCGCCGGTCGCGCCGCCAGCACTTCGCGGGTCATCACCCGCCCCGCCGCCGCCGCGTCGTAGCGGACCAGCAACGGCCGCCCCGCCCGGCTGAGGTTGTGGATTTCGTCCGCCGCATAATGCTCGCCGGTCAGCGAGCATTCGAGGTGGGTGACGAACGATTGTTCATGGGAAGGCAAGGGCTGGGTCATCCCTGCGCCCCTAGACGCTGCGCCTCGACGGGGCGAGCCCGCTCTTCGACCAACGGCGGCTCGTGCGGTTGTTATGATGTAACATCGTCGGTAGAGCCCCTTCGCGTTCGCGTCATTGAAAGTTTCTCATGTCCCCTGCCCTGATCCTCGCCGCCATTGCCGCCCAGCCGGTCGTCCCCGCCGACGCCGCGCAGCCGGTCGCTGCCGCCCCGGCGGCCACCGACGACGGCGCCCAGCCCGCGCCCGGCGCTCCCGCCGCCGCGCCCAGTTCCGGTAAGGACATCGTCGTCACCGGGCGCCGCCGCCGCGACGATGACGTGCTCGGCAATGTCGCGGTATTGGGCGGGACCGAGCTCGCCGCGAGCATCCGCCCGACGCTCGGCGAGACCCTCGCCAACCAGCCCGGGGTCAGCGCCACCAGCAACGGCCCCAACGCCTCGCGCCCGGTCCTGCGCGGCTTCAGCGGCGACCGCATCCGCATCCTCGCCGACGGCATCGGCAGCCTCGACGTCTCGACCTCGAGCCCCGACCACGC
The Sphingomonas ginsengisoli An et al. 2013 genome window above contains:
- a CDS encoding DUF2188 domain-containing protein produces the protein MEQLMSTRKEYYILPGPNGWRIRLDNTDYHYATQALAIAAARQHAVAQFALGVNSQIHVQNAHGKWRTEWTYGNDPKRYPG
- a CDS encoding helix-turn-helix domain-containing protein: MFEQNANKRSAVYAEEALVVDVQSFLHRLMKEKGMSRTELAEAMGVTKARVSQIFSDDCKNFTIKLLARAVYAMGEVAEVTCTSCKRLDEEEASAERAALIAAAQNVTSIWENLNAEEEVREEEEGLFECPGDERLGLALGALRRPRLPEMAVAQ
- a CDS encoding PspC domain-containing protein, translated to MTTTKGNLFLRQDTLFGACQGLADDFGISALWLRIPLAATILYSPEIAFGTYAFLCALVLVTRKVWPVKSVAVETPATAVEAAPVLSADNEQRELAQAA
- a CDS encoding threonine synthase, whose protein sequence is MTQPLPSHEQSFVTHLECSLTGEHYAADEIHNLSRAGRPLLVRYDAAAAGRVMTREVLAARPAGMWKWRELLPLPPGSEPVSLGEIETPLLPLTRLSVREGVTPLLVKDEGRLPTGSFKARGLAMAISMAKHFGTEAVALPTNGNAGAALAAYAAAAGMRATVICPAETPLLNVAETAAYGADVYVADGQIDECGRVVGEGAAAGRWFDMSTLKEPYRAEGKKVMGLELAEQLGWTLPDAIFYPTGGGTGLIGMWKAFAELEAAGLIGPERPRMFAIQAEGCAPMVRAWENGDEFAERWEGAATMATGIRVPKAVGDFLILRAVRESGGAALAVSEEAIAAGVRDAAHADGTLLCPEGGATLAGWRKARALGLVGAQETVVLFNCANGNKYPLPDTAPRIRLAETSGTTL